In Bacteroidota bacterium, a single window of DNA contains:
- the hrcA gene encoding heat-inducible transcriptional repressor HrcA, with amino-acid sequence MTESLNERERTILRSIIYSFIQTATPVGSRYISKRHGLDLSPATVRNVMSDLEFLGYIDHPHTSAGRIPTDKGYRFYVDSLIELETLSEQDRTAIQSQIHGSADPDEVLKETSKILGTISHQLGIVSTPRVSAGVFDKLELVSVSASKVMVIISIRSGLVKTIMMEVHSEIPKIKLEEVSRILNERLSGLTLRQIRRTFRDRVRDMQNEETGLIRLFVESVDKVFDEARNKDKVHIGGTQSLLSQPEFNSADNFRGIIELLDNEDIIVHILEKKEFGEGNISVSIGSENQEEKMRELSVVTSQYAAGDVSGTVGIIGAKRMDYSKMIPLVDYMAKLISMALRP; translated from the coding sequence ATGACTGAGAGCTTGAACGAACGGGAAAGAACGATCTTACGGAGCATTATTTACAGCTTCATCCAGACCGCTACGCCTGTCGGCTCCCGTTATATTTCGAAGAGACACGGCCTCGACCTGAGTCCTGCGACCGTTCGCAACGTCATGTCCGATCTGGAATTTTTGGGATACATCGACCACCCGCACACCTCGGCGGGAAGAATTCCGACGGACAAAGGCTACAGGTTTTACGTCGATTCGTTGATCGAGCTGGAAACTCTTTCGGAACAGGACCGGACCGCCATTCAATCCCAGATCCACGGGAGCGCCGATCCCGACGAAGTGCTGAAAGAAACATCAAAAATTTTGGGAACGATCTCGCACCAGCTGGGAATCGTCTCCACGCCCCGTGTGAGCGCCGGAGTCTTCGATAAGCTCGAACTGGTCTCGGTTTCCGCCTCAAAGGTGATGGTCATAATCTCCATCCGCTCCGGTTTGGTGAAGACGATCATGATGGAAGTTCATTCCGAGATCCCCAAAATAAAGCTGGAAGAGGTGAGCAGGATTCTCAACGAACGGCTTTCCGGCCTGACCTTGCGGCAGATCAGGCGAACCTTCCGCGACCGCGTCCGGGACATGCAGAACGAAGAGACGGGTTTGATACGATTGTTCGTCGAATCGGTCGACAAGGTCTTCGACGAGGCGCGCAACAAGGACAAGGTCCATATCGGGGGGACGCAGAGCCTGCTGTCGCAGCCGGAGTTCAACAGCGCCGACAATTTCCGCGGCATCATCGAACTGCTGGATAATGAGGACATCATCGTTCATATTCTGGAAAAAAAAGAATTTGGAGAAGGAAATATTTCGGTCTCGATCGGGTCCGAAAATCAGGAAGAAAAGATGCGGGAACTGAGCGTTGTCACCTCCCAATATGCCGCGGGGGATGTCAGCGGCACGGTCGGCATCATTGGCGCAAAGAGGATGGATTATTCGAAGATGATCCCCCTCGTCGACTATATGGCGAAGCTTATCTCGATGGCCCTGCGGCCGTAA
- a CDS encoding nucleotide exchange factor GrpE, with translation MPEENNDIKKEQTVDGAPETAQPADKKPESAVLNEKIADLERQAAQLKDQLLRKAAEFDNYKRRTENDFSSLTRFAAENIITQLVPVLDDLNRSLKSGKEKSGNDPFYKGVELIYAKFLKVLEAQGLKAMDVVGQEFNVDVHDALMQMPRTDVPPHTVLEEVEKGYLLFDKVIRHAKVIVSSAPAEAPVQQTKTENFED, from the coding sequence ATGCCGGAAGAGAATAACGACATCAAGAAAGAACAGACGGTAGACGGAGCGCCGGAAACGGCGCAGCCGGCCGACAAAAAGCCGGAGAGTGCGGTGCTGAACGAAAAAATAGCCGATTTAGAGAGGCAGGCTGCCCAGTTGAAGGACCAGCTCCTTCGCAAAGCGGCGGAATTCGACAATTACAAGCGGCGTACGGAGAACGATTTTTCTTCGCTCACAAGATTCGCCGCCGAGAATATCATTACCCAGCTCGTCCCGGTCCTCGACGACCTCAACCGCTCGCTGAAGAGCGGCAAGGAAAAATCCGGGAACGATCCTTTCTACAAAGGGGTCGAGCTGATCTATGCGAAATTTCTCAAGGTCCTCGAAGCCCAGGGGTTGAAGGCGATGGATGTTGTCGGCCAGGAATTTAACGTCGATGTGCACGACGCGCTCATGCAGATGCCGCGTACCGACGTCCCTCCGCACACGGTGCTCGAGGAGGTGGAAAAAGGGTACCTGCTGTTCGACAAAGTGATACGGCATGCCAAGGTGATCGTCTCCTCGGCGCCGGCGGAAGCGCCCGTCCAGCAGACAAAGACGGAGAATTTTGAAGACTGA